The Bacteroidia bacterium genomic sequence GAATTGGAATTTGATGGTCTAGACCATCTTGCAACCTCTTATTTACTTTTGCTGGATAATGTGCCTGTGGGTACTACAAGAGTGAGGAAAACAAAAGAGGGGTGTAAAATTGAAAGGTTTGCTGTGCTGAAAAATTACAGAATTCAAGGGCTTGGTAAGACATTACTGCATGATGTGATGAATAAAACTTTGCCTTTGGGTGAAAGAATTTATTTAAATGCCCAAGAACAAGTGGTTGAATTTTATAAGAAAAACGGTTTTCAAGTGTGTTCTGACAGGTTTGTTGAAGCAAATATTCCTCACTTTCAAATGGTTAGTGTCGAATCGTTAATACGGGGGTAATCACTTCATTACTTTGATTTCCCGCTCTATCTTCTAAAGT encodes the following:
- a CDS encoding GNAT family N-acetyltransferase, whose amino-acid sequence is MNIKVVVVNSAQMLEQAMKIRTAVFVEEQGVEKELEFDGLDHLATSYLLLLDNVPVGTTRVRKTKEGCKIERFAVLKNYRIQGLGKTLLHDVMNKTLPLGERIYLNAQEQVVEFYKKNGFQVCSDRFVEANIPHFQMVSVESLIRG